Below is a genomic region from Silurus meridionalis isolate SWU-2019-XX chromosome 10, ASM1480568v1, whole genome shotgun sequence.
tgtgtgtgtgtatacacacctgtacacagtgtgtgtgtgtgtgtgtgtgtgtgtgtgtgtgtgtgtgtgtgtgtatacacctgtacacagctagagtgtgtgtgtgtgtgtgtgtgtgtgtgtgtgtgtgtgtgtgtgtacatctgtacacagctggagtgtgtgtgtgtgtgtgtgtgtgtgtgtgtgtgtgtgtgtgtgtgtatacacctgtacacagctgggagtgtgtgtgtgtgtgtgtgtgtgtgtgtgtacacctgtacacagctgggagtgtgtgtgtgtgtgtgtgtgtgtgtgtgtgtgtgtgtgtgtgtgtgtatacacctgtacacaactggagtgtgtgtgtgtgtgtgtgtgtgtgtgtgtgtgtatacacctgtacacaactggagtgtgtgtgtgtgtgtgtgtgtatacacctgtacacagctaggagtgtgtgtgtgtgtgtgtgtgtgtgtgtgtgtgtgtgtgtgtatacacctgtacacacagctgggagtgtgtgtgtgtgtgtgtgtgtgtgtgtgtgtgtgtgtggtgtgtgtgtgtgtatacacctgtacacactagtgtgtgtgtgtgtgtgtgtgtgtgtgtgtgtgtgtgtgtgtgtgtgtacatctgtacacagctgggaggtgtgtgtgtgtgtgtgtgtgtgtgtgtgtgtgtgtgtgtatacactgtacacaactgggagtgtgtgtgtgtgtgtgtgtgtgtgtgtgtgtgtgtgtatacacctgtgtgtgtgtgtgtgtgtgtgtgtgtgtgtgtgtgtgtgtatacacctgtacacaactagtgtgtgtgtgtgtgtgtgtgtgtgtgtgtgtgtgtgtgtgtgtatacacctgtacagctgtgtgtgtgtgtgtgtgtgtgtgtgtgtgtgtgtgtgtgtgtgtgtgtgtgtaactgtacacagctgggagggtgtgtgtgtgtgtgtgtgtgtgtgtgtgtgtgtgtgtgtgtgtgtgtatacctgtacacagctaggagtgtgtgtgtgtgtgtgtgtgtgtgtgtgtgtgtgtgtgtgtgtgtgtgtatacacctgtacacagctggagagtgtgtgtgtgtgtgtgtgtgtgtgtgtgtgtgtgtgtgtgtgtgtgtgtgtgtgtgtgtgtgtgtataactgtACAcagctgggagtgtgtgtgtgtgtgtgtgtgtgtgtgtgtgtgtgtatacacctgtacacagctgggagtgtgtgtgtgtgtgtgtgtgtgtgtgtgtgtgtgtgtgtgtgtgtgtgtgtatacacctgtacacagctggagtgtgtgtgtgtgtgtgtgtgtgtgtgtgtgtgtgtgtataactgtACAcagctggagtgtgtgtgtgtgtgtgtgtgtatatatacacctgtacacagtgtgtgtgtgtgtgtgtgtgtgtgtgtgtgtgtgtgtatacacctgtacacagctggagtgtgtgtgtgtgtgtgtgtgtgtgtgtgtgtgtgtgtgtgtgtgtgtgtgtgtgtacactgtacacaactgggagtgtgtgtgtgtgtgtgtgtgtgtgtgtgtgtatacacctgtacacagctgggagtgtgtgtgtgtgtgtgtgtgtatgtgtgtgtgtgtgtgtgtgtgtgtgtgtgtgtacacagctgtgtgtgtgtgtgtgtgtgtgtgtgtgtgtgtgtgtgtgtgtgtgtgtgtgtgtgtgttgtgtgtgtgtgtgtgtgtgtgtgtgtgtgtatgtgtgtgtgtgtgtgtgtgtgtgtgtgtgtgtgtatatacacctgtacacaactgggagtgtgtgtgtgtgtgtgtgtgtgtgtgtgtgtgttgtgtgtgtgtgtgtgtgtgtgtgtgtgtgtgtgtgtgtgtgtgtgtgtgtgtgtgtacctgtacacaactgggagtgtgtgtgtgtgtgtgtgtgtgtgtgtgtgtgtgtacacctgtacacaactgggagtgtgtgtgtgtgtgtgttgtgtgtgtgtgtgtgtgtgtgtgtgtgtgtgtgtgtatacactgtacacagctagagtgtgtgtgtgtgtgtgtgtgtgtgtgtgtgtgtgtgtgtgtgtgtgtgtatacacctgtacacagctgggagtgtgtgtgtgtgtgtgtgtgtgtgtgtgtgtgtgtgtgtgtgtgtatacacctgtacacagctggagtgtgtgtgtgtgtgtgtgtgtgtgtgtgtgtgtgtgtgtgtgtgtgtgtgtgtgtgtgtgtgtacacagctgggagtgtgtgtgtgtgtgtgtgtgtgtgtgtgtgtgtgtgtgtgtgtgtgtgtgtatacacctgtacacagctgggatgtgtgtgtgtgtgtgtgtgtgtgtgtgtgtgtgtgtgtgtgtgtgtgtgtgtgtgtgtgtgtatacctgtacacagctaggagtgtgtgtgtgtgtgtgtgtgtgtgtgtgtgtgtgtgtgtgtatacacctgtacacagctgggagtgtgtgtgtgtgtgtgtgtgtgtgtgtgtgtgtgtgtgtgtgtgtgtgtgtatacacctgtacacagctgtgtgtgtgtgtgtgtgtgtgtatatgtgtgtgtgtgtgtgtgtgtgtgtgtatatacacctgtacacagtgtgtgtgtgtgtgtgtgtgtgtatacacctgtacacaactgagtgtgtgtgtgtgtgtgtgtgtgtgtgtgtgtgtgtgtgtgtgtgtgtgtgtgtgtgtgtgtgtacctgtacacagctgggagtatgtgtgtgtgtacctgtacacagctgggagggtgtgtgtgtgtgtgtgtgtgtgtgtgtgtgtgtgtgtgtgtgtgtgtgtgtatacacctgtacacagctgggagtatgtgtgtgtgtaactgtacacagctgggaggtgtgtgtgtgtgtgtgtgtgtacctgtacacagctggagtgtgtgtgtgtgtgtgtgtgtgtgtgtgtgtgtgtgtgtgtgtgtatactgtacacagctgagtgtgtgtgtgtgtgtgtgtgttgtgtgtgtgtgtgtgtgtgtgtgtgtgtgtgtgtgtgtgtgtgtgtacactgtacacagctgggagtgtgtgtgtgtgtgtgtgtgtgtgtgtgtgtgtgtgtgtgtgtgtgtgtatatacctgtacagctgggagtgtgtgtgtgtgtgtgtgtgtgtgtgtgtgtgtgtgtgtgtgtgtgtgtgtgtgtgtgtgtgtgtgtataactgtacacagctagtgtgtgtgtgtgtgtgtgtgtgtgtgtgtgtgtgtgtgtgtgtgtgtgtgtatatacctgtacacagctgggagtgtgtgtgtgtgtgtgtgtgtgtgtgtgtgtacacaactgggagtgtgtgtgtgtgtgtgtgtgtgtgtgtgtgtgtgtgtgtgtgtgtgtgtgtatacctgtacacagcttgtgtgtgtgtgtgtgtgtgtgtgtgtgtgtgtgtgtgtgtgtatacacctgtacacagctgggagtgtgtgtgtgtgtgtgtgtgtgtgtgtgtgtgtgtgtgtgtgtgtgtgtgtatatatacctgtacacacagctgggagtgtgtgtgtgtgtgtgtgtgtgtgtgtgtgtgtgtgtgtgtgtgtgtgtgtgtgtacacagctagagtgtgtgtgtgtgtgtgtgtgtgtgtgtgtgtgtgtgtgtgtgtgtgtgttgtgtgtgtgtgtgtgtgtgtgtgtgtgtgtgtgtgtgtgtgtgtgtgtgtacctgtacacagctgggagtatgtgtgtgtgtgttgtgtgtgtgtgtgtgtgtgtgtgtgtgtgtgtgtgtgtgtgtgtgtgtgtgtgtgtatgtgtgtgtgtgtgtgtgtgtgtgtgtgtgtgtacacacctgtacacaactgggtgtgtgtgtgtgtgtatgtgtgtgtgtgtgtgtgtgtgtgtgtgtatacacctgtacacagctagtgtgtgtgtgtgtgtgtgtgtgtgtgtgtgtgtgtgtgtgtgtgtgtgtgtgtgtgtaactgtacagctgtgtgtgtgtgtgtgtgtgtgtgtgtgtgtgtgtgtgtgtgtgtgtgtgtagtgtgtgtgtgtatgtgtgtgtgtgtgtgcctgtacacagctgtgtgtgtgtgtgtgtgtgtgtgtgtgtgtgtgtgtgtgtgtgtgtgtgtgtgtgtgtgtgtgtgtgtgtgtgtatacctgtacacagctggtaaggtgtgtgtgtgtgtgtgtaactgtacacagctggtgtgtgtgtgtgtgtgtgtgtacctgtgtgtgtgtgtgtgtgtgtgtgtgtgtgtgtgtgtgtgtgtgtgtgtgtgtaactgtacacagctgggatgtgtgtgtgtgtgtgtgtgtgtgtgtgtgtgtgtgtgtgtgtgtgtgtacctgtacacagctgggagtatgtgtgtgtgtgtgtgtgtgtgtgtgtacacagctgggagtgtgtgtgtgtgtgtgtgtgtgtgtgtacactgtacacagctggtgtgtgtgtgtgtgtgtgtgtgtgtgagtgtgtgtgtgtgtgtgtatacctgtacacagctgggagtgtgtgtgtgtgtgtgtgtgtgtgtgtgtgtgtgtgtgtgtacctgtacacagctgggaggtgtgtgtgtgtgtgtgtgtgtgtgtgtgtgtgtgtgtgtgtgtgtgtgtgtgtgtgtgtgtgtgtgtgtgtgtgtgtgcctgtacacagctgtgtgtgtgtgtacacctgtacacagtgtgtgtgtgtatatacacctgtacacagctaggagtgtgtgtgtgtatatatatatatatatgtgtgtgtgtgtatatacctgtacacagcttgtgtgtgtgtgtatacctgtacacagctagtgtgtgtgtgtatatatacacctgtacacaactaggagtgtgtgtgtgtatacactgtacacaactgtgtgtgtgtgtatacacctgtacacaactggagtgtgtgtgtgtaactgtacacagctgggatgtgtgtgtgtgtacacctgtacacaactgtgtgtgtgtgtacctttacACAgctgggatgtgtgtgtgtgtataactgtACACAgctgggatgtgtgtgtgtgtacacctgtacacaactagtgtgtgtgtgtatacactgtacacagctggagtgtgtgtgtgtacacctgtacacaactgtgtgtgtgtgtacctttacACAgctgggatgtgtgtgtgtgtatacctgtacacaactagtgtgtgtgtgtaactgtacacagctgggagtgtgtgtgtgtatacctgtacacagctaagtgtgtgtgtgtatatatatatacctgtacacaactaagtgtgtgtgtgtacactgtacacagctgtgtgtgtgtgtacacctgtacacagctagagtgtgtgtgtgtatatatatatacctgtacacagctaagtgtgtgtgtgtatatatatatatgtgtgtgtgtgtatacctgtacacagctaagtgtgtgtgtgtatatacctgtaCACaactagagtgtgtgtgtgtaactgtacacagctggagtgtgtgtgtgtgtacacctgtacacaactaagtgtgtgtgtgtacacctgtacacaatgtgtgtgtgtgtgtgtgtgtgtgtgtgtgtgtatatatacctgtacacagctggtgtgtgtgtgtgtgtgtgtgtgtgtgtgtgtgtgtgtgtgtgtgtgtgtgtatatatatatatatatatatatatatatatatatatgtgtgtgtgtgtgtgtgtgtgtgtgtgtgtgtatatacctgtacacagctggagtgtgtgtgtgtgtgtgtgtgtgtgtggtgtgtgtgtgtgtgtgtgtgtgtgtgtgtgtgtgtgtgtgtgtgcctgtacacagctggtgtgtgtgtgtgtgtgtgtatatatacctgtacacagctgggagggtgtgtgtgtgtgtatatatatatatatacctgtacacagctgggagggtgtgggtgtgtgtgtgtgtgtgtacctgtacacagctgggaggtgtgtgtgtgtatatatatatatacctgtacaCAGCTGGGAGTGTGTATTAAGGGAGACTCAGTACACACCACCATGCCCCTGAGGAGCGCTCTGAGGCGGACGGAGTCTCTCTCCTCCAGCAGGAGCGGCTTCTGTCCATCCCTGAACTCCACACCATTACTGAACTCCTCCAGGGTCTGCACGCGCCCATACAGCGTCCTCAACGCCTGCAGCACGCGCCTCACTCCGTTGTCACACActtccatccacacacacacacacacacacacacacacacacacactgtctctctctctctctctctctcgcacacacacgccACAAGTTCACCGGTCCACGTTTTTCCACTGGTCTCACGCGCATATGACTTCTTTACTTACATTCCCGCGGAAAAAATactcagccaatcagcttcGGTTCCCACCCGCTAGCCGGAGTGCGTGAGCGagcgctctgattggctgaaagtttCAGCGCTCTTAAAGGACCAGCGGTCTGATTTTCCTTACactaaatatatactgtacacttcTGGGAGCAGGTGGAGGTGATTTAGAGAAGCTGAAGGTAGAGAAGGTGAAGatagaaaaggtggagaaggtagagAAAGTGAAGATAGACAAGGTGGAGAATGTGAAGatagaaaaggtggagaaggtagagAAGGTAAAGATAGacaaggtggagaaggtgaagatAGAAAAGGTGGAGAATGTAGAGAATGTGAAGATAGAAAAAGTGGAGAAGGTAGAGAAAGTGAAGatagaaaaggtggagaaggtagagAAGGTGAAGatagaaaaggtggagaaggtgaagatAAAAGGGGAGAAGGTAGAAGGTGAAGATAGAAAAGGTGGAGAATGTAGAGAATGTGAAGATAGAAAAGTGGAGAAGGTAGAGAAAGGTGAAGATAGAGAAGGTGAAGatagaaaaggtggagaaggtgaagatagaaaaggtggagaaggtgatgATAGAAAAGGTAGAGAAGGTACTCAGTCTGAACTCACTAGGTTGCTACTTGAAGTGGGTGAAATTACACAGAAGCTGCTAATTGGTCAGCTGTTAGTCAGAACATTAGTCAGAACAGCACTATCAGTGGGAATGAGATTTGTTTCTCAGTGTGGTTTCAGTGGGAAAAGAACATcagaagaaaacagaaaacaagatGAAAGAACAAACCGAAGCTTAGAAgttcactcactccacacacattccacatatttattataaatctgCTTTAAAAGTCTCATAATTCACAGATTAATCATCTTCAGGTCGGTAATCAAATGAGTGTCAGACATTGAGAAGATCAGCAGGTGGTGGTCTGAGAGGAATCTGTCCTAGTGTGAAACGTTTAGCCGTGAACTCTCGGAGCTCGTCTTCTGTGAGCTCTTCCCGAGGGGTGTACACGATGTCAGGTCCACTCTTCTTCTCCTCAACGTTCCCACTCACACTCGCTCCACTACCAAACCCACCACCACCTGCAGCGGTGAAGGAGCCCCCGAAGCCTCCTGCAGACCCCGAGGAGAAGCTGAAGCCTGCCGCAGAGCTTTTGTTAGCCATTGCTGCTGCAGGACCTGCAAAGGAGAAGGTGGAGGCAGAGGGAGTCGATGAGGGGAACTGAGATGAAGCTGGCTGAGATGAAGATGATCCGAACCCGGGGTTGGACGCAGAGAAGCTAAACCCAGCAGCACTAGTCTGAGAACTCGAGCTGAATCCtaagatgaagaaagaaaaatatattttattaggaTCATTTAATCAGATTTACAACCACGCAAAaccttttacaaaaatataaagcagGAACTGatatctgattggttaaaccGGCGTTACAGAGGAAACCGAGATTTGATTGGTTAAACCGGCGTTACAGAGGAAACcgagatctgattggttaaaccGGCGTTACAGAGGAAACcgagatctgattggttaaaccGGCGTTACAGAGGAAACcgagatctgattggttaaaccGGCGTTACAGAGGAAACcgagatctgattggttaaaccGGCGTTACAGAGAAACCGAGATCTGATTAGTTAAACCGGCGTTACAGAGAAACcgagatctgattggttaaaccGGCGTTACAGAGAAACcgagatctgattggttaaaccGGCGTTACAGAGGAAACcgagatctgattggttaaaccGGCGTTACAGAGGAAACcgagatctgattggttaaaccGGCGTTACAGAGGAAACtgagatctgattggttaaaccGGCGTTACAGAGGAAACtgagatctgattggttaaaccGGCGTTACAGAGGAAACtgagatctgattggttaaaccGGCGTTACAGAGGAAACtgagatctgattggttaaaccGGCGTTACAGAGGAAACCGAGATCTGATTGAAGGGTATAGCTGTGTTAGAGTTTTCATGTCACAATCTACCTCCTACTGGAAGCCCAGATGAAGCTCCAAACCCTGATGATGTTGCTGAAGCTCCAAAACCAGTTGATGAAGCTCCAAAACCAGTTGATGAAGTTGATGAAGCTCCAAAaccagatgatgatgatgatgaagctcCAACAcctgaagatgatgatgatgaagacccGAAGATCCCTCCACCTGAGGACGTGTGTGTTCTTGGATTGCTCAACTCTGCtatctgtggaaaaaaaaatctgtgtgtgagagagtaagtgagtgagtgagtgagtgagtgagtgagtaagtgagtgagtgagtgagtgtgtgtttgtgtgtatatgtgtgtgtgtgtgtgtgtgtgtgtgtaaattgctCACCATAGCAGCACGTGTGTTAGCGTTCATGCTTCTCAGTTCCTGGACTCTGGATCTCCACTGATTGACCAGCTGCTGGACAGAGTTTGCCTAAACCAATCACATCACAAAGAGGTTTAGTAAATCCACCAGGTCCACAGAGGAAACATCTAACAGATTAAACCCGTCACATCAGCACAACCAGGACCTGTTCCTCATCAGAtctcaaaaaacacatgaacCTGCTTTAAAAGTTATCTTACGTAGGACTGCAGGTCTCCAGTGGCCATGCTGGTGTAGTATTCCATCCTCAGTTCCTCTTGAGATAGCTCAAcaaaccctacacacacacacacacacacacacacacacacacacacacactagttatCCCCCCACACTTAATCCCTGAATCTTTCTATTCCTGACCCCTGACCCACCTGTGATGGAGGCTTTGAGGATGGAGTAGCAGGAGAAGATCCACTGTCCTGAGCTCTGCCACACCTCCATGTCATTCTGGATCACCTCTCTGTCGACCAAACATGAAGTTCAGTCTTTAGGAAATGACCTCAGACAGATATTTAAACACGGAAAGATTTTGTGCTGATCTTCACATCACTCACAGCTGTTTATCCACATCATCTCCTCCACCActtccaccacctcctccacctcctgaaCCTGCACCGGTTCTCCCGTATCTGCTCTGAGGGTTGTTCAGGGTGGAGAAACGGTTCTGTGTGTTAAGGCTGAAGTTAGAACTCCGGTCATCTCTCGCTGGTCCACTGTTCCCTCTGCCCCAGTCTGATCCTCCATGGGAGAAGGACGAGGGCTGGTTCACGTTTCCCCCCGAGCGCTGAGATGGATTCACCCACACCCGGTTCACCGAGCCTGCAAAAACAGGAATGTATCATTAACTGTCAGATCAGTGGGGGGGTCACCTGGCTGCCGTTCTTCACCTTTAAACTCTGAAGAATACGTTCAGCTCCACACACCATgccacagaaaatgtttttgcctttaaatttTTGGGTTTGACACCAAGAGCCTCCACGTGAACATCCTGACCACCTCCATCATAGTGTGGTATGTAAAGAGAAAGCACTATAGATAGTGTTGAGAACCTCCCAATGCATCACAGGGACACAACTACCTGCCACTGAGCTCCTTCTCCACCACAGATGTCTGCTCATCACCACCATTGTCAGGGACCTCCTCACACCCCAGTCACTAACTGTCTCACCTCCTCCCACAcagaaggagatacagaaacATACGCAGAAGAACCAGCAGGGTCAGAACCAGCAGGGTCGGGTCAGAACCAGCAGGGTCAGAACAAGCTTTATTTAATCAAACATCACCAAACTAAACTTTCAACTACACTGGTGTCTCACTTCACTGCCTTTGATCATCATGCAAGAAACtttctggaaactttccatgggaacttcatctggggaattttggaaatatttaaaGTTGGAAACTGGGCAGAAATATACAGGAATtaatgatatatacatatagtatatatgtttatatatttatttgatgtgtatgtgtttatatatttatttgatgtatatgtgtatatatttatttaatgtatatgtgtttatatacttatttgatgtatatgtgtttatatatttatttaatgtatatatgtttatatatttatttgatgtatgtatttatatatttatttgatgtatatatgtttatatatatatttggtgtgtatatgtttatatatttatttgatgtgtatatgtttatatatttatttgatgtatatgtttatatatttatttgatgtatatgtttatatatttatttgatgtgtatgtgtttatatatttatttgatgtatatatgtttatatatttatttgatgtatttttgtcaatgctttttggcgaataaacatttatttgatgtatatgtttatatattaatttaatgtatatgtttatatatttatttggtgtatatatttatatatttatttgatgtatatatgtttatatacttatttgatgtatatattttatatatttatttgatgtatatatgtatatatatttatttggtgtatatattttatatatttatttgatgtatatatattttatatatttatttgatgtgtatgtgtttatatatttatttggtgtgtatatgtttatatatttatttgatgtgtatgtgtttatatatttatttgatgtatatatttttatatatttatttgatgtatgtgtttatatatttatttgatgtgtatgtttatatatttatttgatgtatatgtgtttatatatttatttgatgtatgtttatatatttatttgatgtgtatgtgtttatatatttatttgatgtgtatgagtttatatatttatttgatgtgtatggttatatatttatttgatgtgtatgtgtttatatatttatatgatgtatatgtgtttatatatttatttgatgtgtatgtgtttatatatttatttgatgtgtatatgtttatatatttatttgatgtatatgtgtttatatatctatttgatgtatatgtgtttatatatttatttgatgtgtat
It encodes:
- the nup42 gene encoding nucleoporin NUP42 — protein: MTVCSYFLEGRCRYGDKCWNEHPKGGRNQNVRGGGGSVNRVWVNPSQRSGGNVNQPSSFSHGGSDWGRGNSGPARDDRSSNFSLNTQNRFSTLNNPQSRYGRTGAGSGGGGGGGSGGGDDVDKQLEVIQNDMEVWQSSGQWIFSCYSILKASITGFVELSQEELRMEYYTSMATGDLQSYANSVQQLVNQWRSRVQELRSMNANTRAAMIAELSNPRTHTSSGGGIFGSSSSSSSGVGASSSSSSGFGASSTSSTGFGASSTGFGASATSSGFGASSGLPVGGFSSSSQTSAAGFSFSASNPGFGSSSSQPASSQFPSSTPSASTFSFAGPAAAMANKSSAAGFSFSSGSAGGFGGSFTAAGGGGFGSGASVSGNVEEKKSGPDIVYTPREELTEDELREFTAKRFTLGQIPLRPPPADLLNV